A genomic segment from Malaclemys terrapin pileata isolate rMalTer1 chromosome 1, rMalTer1.hap1, whole genome shotgun sequence encodes:
- the LOC128842810 gene encoding zinc finger protein 436-like: MGEKPYKCTECGKSFLQNSKLSQHQGIHMGKKPYKCLECGKGFTLSSTLIRHQKTHRRERPYRCTECGKSFNKHSTLAQHQRIHTGEKPFRCAVCGKSFSRSSTLIQHERIHTGNKQHKCAECGKRFSQNSDLIVHQRIHMGEELHDCTECWQRLSCRSMLIKHQRIHTGQRPYKCPECKKSFSWSSDLICHQRVHMEENPYKCTKCGKSFGRKSQLIQHQKMDFWFPNLM; this comes from the exons ATGGGAGAAAAACCTTATAAATgtactgagtgtgggaaaagcttccttCAGAACTCTAAACTTAGTCAGCACCAGGGTATCCACATGGGAAAGAAACCCTATAAATGTCTGGAATGCGGAAAAGGCTTCACTCTGAGCTCCACACTCATTCGTCATCAGAAAACCCACAGGAGAGAGAGGCCCTACAGATGCActgaatgtgggaaaagcttcaataaaCACTCAACACTTGCacagcatcagagaatccacactggagagaaacccTTCAGATGTGCAgtatgtgggaaaagcttcagtcggagcTCAACGCTCATTCAGCATGAGAGGATCCACACGGGGAACAAACAGCATAAATGTGCTGAATGCGGGAAGAGATTTAGTCAGAACTCAGATCTGATtgtacatcagagaatccacatgggTGAGGAACTCCACGATTGTACTGAGTGTTGGCAAAGGCTTAGCTGCAGGTCAATGCTTATTAAACATCAGAGGATCCATACAGGACAGAGACCCTATAAGTGCCCTGAATGTAAGAAAAGCTTCTCCTGGAGCTCAGACCTTATTTGTCACCAGAGGGTCCACATGGAGGAGAATCCCTATAAATGCACtaagtgtgggaaaagcttcggTCGGAAATCACAACTCATCCAGCACCAGAAAATG GATTTCTGGTTcccaaacctgatgtga